From Geomonas agri, one genomic window encodes:
- a CDS encoding pilus assembly protein PilX, with protein sequence MTALESERGAALITALMLTTLALVIALALLSTIITGTQVAASQKRYRSALSSAHGGLDLFTSEILPRLFQSGYSATDFHNDFPGIDLKVTLDPCLQQKLTLARADWSACSEAQASPDPAQAPETEFRLAGDPPAKGFNVSTKIIDTVPGNTDRSGYYLLDAGGAVAAQDDVIHPQHVPAMYNIYVQGVREEPETREKARLSVLYAY encoded by the coding sequence ATGACGGCTCTTGAATCCGAAAGGGGGGCAGCCCTCATTACCGCATTGATGCTGACGACGCTTGCCTTGGTGATCGCGCTGGCGCTGTTATCTACCATCATCACCGGGACCCAGGTCGCTGCGAGCCAGAAGCGCTACCGCAGCGCTCTCAGCTCCGCCCACGGCGGTCTCGACCTGTTCACCAGCGAAATTCTCCCCAGGCTGTTTCAATCCGGCTACAGTGCCACCGATTTCCACAATGACTTTCCGGGCATAGACCTGAAGGTGACGCTCGATCCGTGCCTGCAGCAAAAACTTACCTTGGCGCGCGCCGACTGGTCCGCCTGCAGCGAGGCGCAGGCAAGCCCGGATCCGGCCCAGGCCCCTGAAACTGAGTTCCGCCTTGCCGGAGATCCTCCGGCAAAAGGGTTCAACGTCAGCACCAAGATCATCGACACCGTGCCCGGGAACACCGACCGCAGCGGATACTACCTTCTGGATGCGGGGGGAGCCGTGGCAGCACAGGATGACGTGATCCACCCACAGCACGTGCCCGCCATGTACAACATCTACGTGCAAGGGGTCAGGGAAGAACCAGAAACACGCGAGAAGGCACGCCTCTCAGTCCTCTACGCCTATTGA
- a CDS encoding helix-turn-helix transcriptional regulator codes for MIMNSVKKLREERLMSKAELARLAGVSPITIDRIERGEDCRMETKRKILLALGFSLSDKNKVFQD; via the coding sequence ATGATCATGAACAGCGTGAAAAAACTCCGAGAAGAACGCCTGATGAGCAAGGCCGAGCTGGCAAGGCTGGCTGGTGTATCGCCCATCACCATCGACCGGATCGAACGGGGTGAGGATTGCAGGATGGAGACCAAGCGCAAGATCCTGCTTGCTCTTGGGTTTTCCCTCTCCGACAAAAACAAGGTATTCCAGGACTAG
- the pilM gene encoding type IV pilus assembly protein PilM: MLFSKKKDIVGVDIGSSAVKLVQLRPAKGGFQLVKIGILPLPAEAIVDNTLMDSSSIVETVKQLMSTLGVKAKEAVCSISGNSVIIRKISLPVMPVEELEDQIHWEAEQYIPFDINDVNVDFQILSPDEQDPSKMNVLLVASKKDIINDYISVFAEAGLKLVVVDVDSFSVQNAFELNYPVDPEQVVALVNIGASIFNLNIVRDGVSLFTRDVQMGGNLYTEEIQKQFGISSAEAEEMKLAAGHSEDSRLNEVLQRVNDTIALEMRRSLDFYNSTAGEERITKVFLSGGAAKTLHLVDAVQQRLALPVEILNPLARVAVNEKEFDTAYLEEIAPLMSVAVGLATRRAGDK, encoded by the coding sequence ATGCTTTTCTCCAAGAAGAAGGACATAGTAGGGGTCGACATAGGATCGAGTGCAGTGAAGCTCGTGCAGTTGCGCCCGGCCAAGGGCGGCTTCCAGCTCGTGAAGATCGGGATCCTGCCGCTGCCTGCAGAGGCCATCGTCGATAACACCCTGATGGACAGCTCTTCGATCGTCGAGACGGTCAAGCAGTTGATGAGCACCCTCGGCGTCAAAGCCAAAGAGGCCGTCTGCTCTATCTCCGGCAACTCGGTCATCATCAGAAAGATTTCTCTGCCGGTGATGCCGGTCGAGGAACTGGAAGACCAGATTCATTGGGAGGCCGAGCAGTACATCCCCTTCGACATCAACGACGTCAACGTCGACTTCCAAATCCTCTCCCCAGACGAACAGGACCCCTCCAAGATGAACGTCCTGCTGGTCGCCAGCAAAAAGGACATCATCAACGACTACATATCGGTGTTCGCCGAGGCCGGTCTTAAGCTGGTGGTGGTCGATGTCGATTCCTTCTCGGTCCAAAACGCCTTCGAGCTCAATTACCCCGTTGACCCGGAGCAAGTGGTGGCACTGGTCAACATCGGCGCCAGCATCTTCAATCTGAACATCGTTAGGGATGGCGTCTCGCTGTTTACCCGCGACGTGCAGATGGGGGGAAATCTCTATACCGAGGAGATTCAGAAACAGTTCGGTATCAGCAGTGCCGAGGCCGAGGAGATGAAACTGGCGGCAGGACACTCCGAGGATTCCCGCTTGAATGAGGTGCTGCAGCGGGTCAACGATACCATCGCCTTGGAAATGCGCCGTTCCCTTGATTTCTACAACTCGACCGCAGGCGAGGAGAGAATCACCAAGGTCTTCTTGAGCGGCGGTGCGGCGAAGACCCTGCACCTTGTCGACGCGGTACAGCAGAGACTGGCGCTCCCGGTGGAGATCCTGAACCCGCTGGCTCGGGTCGCGGTCAACGAGAAGGAGTTCGATACCGCGTATCTTGAGGAGATCGCCCCGCTCATGTCGGTAGCGGTCGGGCTTGCTACGAGGAGGGCCGGAGACAAATGA
- a CDS encoding PilN domain-containing protein, with protein MIKINLLPVRASKKKESMQQQIAIAGVALAGCLVIGVFGYLYLRSQISTVQTAITSSESELAALKTKIGAIDNLKKLQADVKRKLDVLNKLRRGKTGPASRLAALADSVPEKLWLTKYAENGTAVSVSGIATSEELIAVFMKSLQASGSFTNVELVVSEQAEVGGVKVKRFDLSFQIKDQKP; from the coding sequence ATGATCAAGATAAACCTCCTCCCAGTACGGGCATCAAAAAAGAAAGAGAGCATGCAGCAGCAGATCGCCATCGCGGGGGTCGCTCTTGCTGGCTGCCTGGTGATCGGTGTGTTCGGATATCTCTACCTGCGCAGCCAGATCTCGACCGTGCAAACAGCGATTACAAGCTCCGAGAGCGAACTTGCCGCCCTGAAGACGAAGATCGGCGCCATCGACAACCTCAAGAAGTTGCAGGCTGACGTCAAGCGCAAGCTTGATGTCCTCAACAAGTTGCGCCGTGGCAAGACCGGTCCGGCATCGCGGCTGGCTGCGCTGGCCGACTCGGTGCCCGAAAAGCTGTGGCTTACCAAGTACGCCGAGAACGGCACGGCCGTCTCTGTTTCCGGTATCGCAACGTCGGAAGAGTTGATTGCCGTATTCATGAAGAGCCTGCAGGCCTCGGGCTCCTTCACCAACGTCGAGCTCGTTGTCTCGGAACAGGCCGAGGTCGGCGGGGTGAAGGTAAAGCGTTTTGACCTGTCTTTCCAGATCAAGGACCAGAAACCGTAG